In Leptospiraceae bacterium, one DNA window encodes the following:
- a CDS encoding rhomboid family intramembrane serine protease: MSYTGNSYGYQVRFGPPATPTVKLLIIFNVVVFLIQSFLHLFQSAVMESVLALTPELVSRGYVWQLLTYSFLHGDFFHILFNMLTLWMFGSELEVLWGSKRFLQFYLFSCLTGGVLTYLVDSFTSYDQGTVLGASAGIYGLLIAYAIIWPNREVLFMMFFPIKIKYMVAILMLMLAFSQGKNIAHIAHLGGVLGGLLFLYFIKKINTTSNFQFSIKDYFHKRKMKRLQEEINKRVNAKERVDELLEKISKQGMKSLSRKEKQFLNEASNKYYNE; this comes from the coding sequence TTCTTATGGCTATCAAGTTCGATTTGGTCCGCCTGCAACCCCTACCGTTAAGCTACTGATTATTTTTAATGTAGTGGTGTTCCTAATTCAAAGTTTCTTACATTTGTTTCAAAGTGCGGTAATGGAATCTGTTTTAGCACTTACTCCTGAGCTTGTGAGCCGGGGCTATGTCTGGCAATTATTGACCTACTCATTTTTACACGGAGATTTTTTTCATATTCTTTTTAATATGCTCACTCTTTGGATGTTTGGGAGCGAGTTAGAGGTACTTTGGGGCTCAAAAAGATTCTTACAATTCTACTTATTCAGTTGCTTAACGGGGGGAGTCCTCACCTACCTTGTTGACAGTTTCACGAGTTATGACCAAGGAACAGTTCTTGGTGCGTCTGCCGGAATTTACGGACTTCTAATTGCTTACGCTATTATTTGGCCGAACAGAGAAGTTCTTTTTATGATGTTTTTTCCGATCAAGATCAAATACATGGTGGCGATTCTTATGCTGATGCTTGCTTTTTCTCAAGGAAAAAACATTGCTCATATAGCTCATCTGGGTGGGGTCTTAGGTGGGCTGCTATTTTTATATTTTATTAAAAAAATCAACACCACTTCTAATTTCCAATTTTCTATAAAAGACTATTTCCATAAAAGAAAAATGAAAAGACTTCAAGAAGAAATTAACAAAAGAGTAAACGCTAAAGAAAGAGTCGATGAATTGTTAGAGAAGATTTCAAAACAAGGGATGAAATCTCTTTCCAGAAAAGAAAAGCAATTCTTAAACGAAGCATCCAATAAATACTACAACGAATAA
- a CDS encoding response regulator codes for MKNNSLHKVMSVGQCNPDHSTLKNFFERKFDCEITRIDTTQEALIELKKSKYDLVLVNRKIDADYTDGIILIQEMKREQSISDIPVMMISNYPEAQEESIQNGGTLGFGKLEYGKEETMEKLKKILKVKS; via the coding sequence ATGAAAAATAATTCTTTGCATAAAGTAATGAGTGTCGGTCAATGTAACCCGGATCATTCTACTTTAAAAAATTTTTTTGAAAGAAAATTCGACTGTGAGATTACAAGAATAGATACCACACAAGAAGCATTGATTGAACTAAAAAAATCGAAATACGACTTAGTTCTCGTAAACAGGAAAATTGATGCTGACTATACCGATGGCATAATACTTATCCAAGAAATGAAAAGAGAACAATCTATTTCTGATATTCCTGTAATGATGATCTCCAACTACCCCGAAGCACAAGAAGAGTCTATACAAAATGGAGGAACCCTAGGATTCGGAAAATTGGAATACGGAAAAGAAGAGACTATGGAAAAATTAAAAAAAATTTTGAAAGTTAAATCTTAG
- a CDS encoding tryptophan synthase subunit alpha: MTSLKEVFSNPNPKSKFITYMSLGDPSFDLSLEWAKTIIDSGSDILELGIPFSDPVADGGVIQKSYKRALENPFSMEKVFGVVKKIQEHRKGFPIVFLTYLNPIHAYGAEKFFKKCKSEGVLGVVIPDLPYDSMDSKVYFSLGKKYGIDIIQLITPSTSLARIREIKKNSSGFIYYVTSFGVTGERTSISKNLKARVLLLKKEIGLPICSGFGISTKEQAGEISEYSDGVIIGSAIQRIIEENSANMEECKRKLNAYISMIRNSMKVEIF; encoded by the coding sequence TTGACAAGCTTAAAAGAAGTTTTTTCTAACCCTAACCCTAAGTCAAAATTTATTACCTATATGTCTTTGGGTGATCCAAGTTTTGATTTGAGTTTGGAGTGGGCAAAGACAATTATAGATTCCGGGTCGGACATATTAGAGCTTGGGATTCCTTTTTCTGACCCAGTTGCAGATGGTGGGGTGATTCAAAAATCTTACAAGAGAGCCTTAGAAAATCCTTTCTCTATGGAAAAAGTTTTTGGTGTAGTGAAAAAAATTCAGGAACACAGAAAAGGTTTTCCGATTGTGTTTTTAACCTACCTGAATCCGATCCATGCTTATGGTGCAGAAAAATTTTTTAAAAAGTGTAAAAGTGAAGGGGTTTTAGGAGTTGTTATCCCTGACCTACCTTACGATTCAATGGACTCAAAAGTGTATTTTTCCCTTGGAAAAAAATACGGAATAGATATTATCCAACTCATTACTCCTTCTACCTCGCTTGCAAGAATTCGCGAAATAAAAAAAAATAGCTCAGGGTTTATTTACTACGTTACCTCTTTTGGAGTTACCGGAGAGAGGACATCCATTTCCAAGAACTTGAAAGCAAGGGTATTGCTCTTGAAAAAAGAAATTGGGTTGCCGATTTGCTCAGGTTTTGGGATTTCCACAAAAGAGCAAGCCGGAGAAATCTCCGAATACAGCGATGGGGTTATCATAGGCTCTGCCATACAAAGGATAATTGAAGAAAATTCTGCAAATATGGAAGAGTGTAAACGCAAACTGAATGCCTATATTTCCATGATTCGTAATTCCATGAAAGTAGAAATTTTCTGA
- a CDS encoding adenylate/guanylate cyclase domain-containing protein: protein MSSALVVYSSFIPQSENFSLFAGIGSILLILSSYTLYKLFERIFPKTKQYYGAILIGYVISVSIFVLTNFFTPMSALEENSISWRFTLLKGGATKTEKESDSGKIEYTRYSPPQGARQDIQIIGITTNTLEKLQGTWPLPWENYSSIIKHFQNTNNNLLMFDIFFVDYKKGQVEPMVSALKGNKGVLFDYPMETSAESRDEVINLEERISILRKFRLKNVAGKSEDLSEWVKFPVPPIEQISSLSAGLGFANIKKDESGLNRKMPMLVKLNSHGPNKEVEYFPSIDFLLACKYFGVDVVNDTEVVLGEYIKIKNIPKKEITTFNRQTLKNETKDVMHIPNEKREIIIPIDQDGQMEINFVGGRYSFRSHELFEVATEWNNETASQFNNTIFLVAMYYATGRGASKDSHLSPFGEMSGIEHHAHALNTILNQNFLKTQPVWMSFLIYVFMGILIGFVQPRVKTWLGFILIVVIALIYFSMTLVNFYYFNFINIFPTVLFEQLVIFVGIIGFKILTEEENVKYIRNTFSKFVSKDVVDELLKNPESIALGGAKREITIFFSDIRGFTTISEALGPEDLVTLLNEYLSAMTEIIIEYKGTIDKYMGDAIMAFWGAPVPLEDHAYYSCLASLYQMQHLNKLQEDWKKRKVPSIDIGIGLNTGSAVVGNMGSSHRMDYTCMGDTINLGSRLEGSNKAYGTNIIMSEYTYEKVKDRVYARELDLVQVKGKTQPVRIYELIGLVNDADFEKFKRPLQ, encoded by the coding sequence ATTTCTTCTGCCTTGGTTGTGTATTCTTCTTTTATCCCTCAATCCGAGAATTTTTCTCTATTTGCAGGAATTGGCTCTATCCTACTTATTTTGTCGTCTTACACTCTATACAAACTTTTTGAAAGAATTTTCCCTAAGACCAAGCAATACTACGGAGCTATTTTAATAGGCTATGTGATTTCAGTTTCTATTTTTGTTCTGACGAATTTTTTTACTCCTATGAGTGCACTAGAAGAGAATTCTATATCATGGAGATTCACACTTCTAAAAGGTGGAGCAACCAAGACGGAAAAAGAATCTGATTCCGGTAAAATAGAATACACCAGATACAGTCCTCCACAGGGAGCGAGGCAGGACATTCAGATTATCGGTATCACTACAAACACTTTGGAAAAGTTGCAGGGAACTTGGCCTCTCCCTTGGGAAAATTATTCAAGTATCATTAAACATTTTCAAAACACGAATAACAATCTTTTGATGTTTGATATTTTTTTTGTTGATTATAAAAAAGGTCAAGTCGAGCCAATGGTTTCTGCCTTGAAGGGAAACAAGGGAGTTCTTTTTGACTATCCGATGGAAACAAGTGCAGAGTCAAGAGACGAGGTAATTAATTTAGAAGAAAGAATTTCTATTCTAAGAAAATTCAGACTAAAGAATGTAGCAGGGAAATCAGAAGATTTGTCTGAGTGGGTAAAATTTCCTGTTCCTCCAATAGAACAAATTTCTTCTCTTTCCGCAGGTCTGGGTTTTGCAAATATTAAAAAAGACGAAAGTGGTTTAAATCGTAAGATGCCTATGTTGGTAAAATTGAATAGCCACGGTCCGAATAAGGAAGTTGAGTATTTCCCTTCGATAGATTTTTTACTGGCTTGCAAATATTTTGGAGTGGATGTAGTAAACGATACAGAGGTTGTTCTCGGTGAATATATAAAGATTAAAAATATTCCTAAAAAAGAAATTACTACATTTAACAGGCAAACTCTAAAAAATGAGACTAAGGACGTAATGCACATTCCAAACGAAAAAAGAGAAATTATCATCCCGATAGATCAAGACGGTCAAATGGAAATTAATTTTGTAGGCGGCAGGTATTCTTTTCGTTCTCACGAATTGTTTGAGGTTGCAACAGAATGGAATAATGAAACAGCCTCTCAGTTCAACAATACGATTTTTCTTGTAGCAATGTATTATGCGACTGGCAGAGGGGCTTCCAAGGATTCTCATCTTTCCCCGTTTGGTGAGATGAGTGGGATAGAGCACCACGCGCACGCCTTGAATACGATTCTAAATCAAAATTTCTTAAAAACCCAGCCGGTATGGATGAGTTTTTTGATTTATGTATTTATGGGGATTTTAATTGGTTTTGTTCAACCAAGGGTGAAAACATGGCTTGGCTTTATTTTGATTGTGGTTATAGCCCTAATTTATTTTTCGATGACCCTCGTAAATTTTTATTACTTTAATTTTATAAATATTTTTCCTACAGTTCTATTTGAACAATTAGTAATATTTGTAGGGATCATCGGATTTAAAATTTTAACCGAAGAAGAAAATGTAAAATATATTCGTAATACATTTTCTAAGTTCGTTTCAAAAGACGTGGTAGATGAGCTTTTAAAAAATCCAGAGAGTATCGCCCTCGGTGGTGCAAAACGAGAAATCACTATTTTCTTTTCGGACATACGCGGGTTTACAACAATTTCAGAAGCACTTGGTCCTGAAGATTTAGTAACACTACTCAATGAGTACCTTTCCGCAATGACTGAAATCATTATCGAATACAAGGGCACTATAGATAAGTATATGGGAGATGCGATTATGGCTTTTTGGGGTGCTCCTGTTCCTCTCGAAGACCACGCATATTACTCATGTCTTGCATCGTTATACCAGATGCAACACTTGAATAAATTGCAAGAAGATTGGAAAAAAAGAAAAGTTCCGTCTATTGATATAGGGATTGGTCTAAATACCGGTAGCGCAGTTGTAGGGAACATGGGAAGTTCTCATAGGATGGATTACACTTGTATGGGAGATACGATTAATCTTGGATCTCGCTTGGAAGGATCAAACAAGGCTTATGGTACAAACATCATTATGAGCGAATACACTTATGAAAAAGTAAAAGATAGGGTATATGCACGCGAGCTGGATTTAGTTCAAGTAAAAGGAAAAACTCAACCAGTTAGAATTTACGAACTTATAGGTCTTGTAAATGACGCTGATTTCGAGAAATTCAAAAGACCATTGCAGTAG
- a CDS encoding 1-deoxy-D-xylulose-5-phosphate synthase, translating into MNDYPNLSKVNFPKDIRSLNIKELQVLSKEIREYIIDTLSGIGGHFSSNLGVVELTVALHYVFETPIDRLIWDVGHQTYPHKILTGRKELLRTVRKFGGISGFPKREESEYDLYNTGHAGTSISQLLGEAMARDMLGKDYKCIAVIGDASIATGMALEALNHGGHVRPDCLVVLNDNYMSISKNVGSISTYLNNIISSHFYNHYRKLSYTFLKWLPIIGPALESFFKRVEKGIKDALMPGALFEDLGFHYIGPIDGHDIERLVTILKKIKKIEGPILLHVITQKGKGYIPAENDPIKYHGVTPFNKSDGNMESSPSYKIGFSQLVGKVLGLLTEKNSKIVVITPAMIEGSGLKEYSEKFQKHTIDVGIAEQHSIGLAAGLVSAGIIPYLSIYSTFLTRALDQIVEEISLMNLPVRFLIDRAGCVGPDGETHQGLFDLGYLCSLPNMSILTPSTGEDLISSIRYMEKFNSGPIAVRYPKSTVNSENLNYEKEFSEQEIGKSKIIYSGKDVTILSCGSTLELAVEIRSILDKKNISCTILDLLWIRPLDIDTIEKEISKTKRFLILDENYLDSGVSGYILNRVDSKFLNRFIKTFAFPSLPIIHGERSKILKHYGLNAEIISPQIEESLSNC; encoded by the coding sequence ATGAATGATTATCCAAATCTAAGCAAGGTCAATTTTCCAAAAGACATACGAAGCCTTAATATCAAAGAGCTGCAAGTCCTTAGCAAAGAAATTCGTGAATACATTATAGACACCCTGTCCGGAATAGGGGGGCATTTTTCGAGTAACCTTGGAGTCGTTGAGCTAACGGTTGCACTGCACTATGTTTTTGAGACTCCAATAGACAGGCTGATTTGGGATGTTGGACATCAGACCTATCCTCACAAAATTTTAACAGGCAGAAAAGAATTGTTGAGAACTGTGCGTAAGTTTGGTGGGATTTCCGGGTTTCCAAAAAGAGAAGAGTCCGAGTACGATTTGTACAATACAGGCCATGCCGGAACTTCTATTTCTCAGCTCCTTGGAGAAGCCATGGCGAGAGACATGCTTGGGAAAGACTATAAGTGCATAGCGGTAATAGGGGATGCATCTATTGCAACAGGAATGGCTCTTGAGGCTCTAAACCACGGTGGACACGTTAGACCGGATTGTTTGGTAGTCTTAAACGACAACTATATGTCGATTTCAAAAAATGTAGGTTCAATCTCTACTTACTTGAATAATATAATCAGCTCTCACTTTTACAACCACTACAGAAAGTTGTCTTATACTTTTCTGAAGTGGCTCCCGATCATCGGTCCTGCCTTAGAGAGCTTTTTTAAAAGAGTGGAAAAGGGAATTAAAGACGCACTTATGCCGGGTGCTTTATTTGAAGACTTGGGGTTTCATTACATCGGACCCATAGACGGACACGATATAGAAAGACTCGTAACTATACTAAAAAAAATCAAAAAAATCGAAGGGCCTATTTTACTCCATGTAATCACCCAGAAAGGAAAAGGGTATATCCCTGCGGAAAATGATCCGATCAAATACCACGGAGTGACCCCATTCAACAAGTCCGACGGGAATATGGAGTCTTCTCCTTCTTATAAGATCGGGTTCAGTCAATTGGTGGGAAAAGTGCTTGGTCTTTTAACAGAAAAGAATTCTAAAATTGTGGTGATCACACCTGCTATGATCGAAGGGAGTGGTTTAAAAGAATATTCGGAGAAATTCCAGAAGCACACGATTGATGTAGGAATTGCAGAGCAGCACTCTATAGGGCTGGCAGCAGGTCTAGTATCTGCGGGAATTATTCCTTATTTAAGTATTTATTCTACATTTTTAACAAGAGCCTTGGATCAGATTGTGGAAGAAATTTCACTCATGAATTTACCTGTGAGGTTTTTGATTGATCGGGCAGGTTGTGTCGGACCAGATGGAGAAACTCATCAAGGTCTATTTGATTTAGGGTATCTTTGCTCACTCCCCAATATGAGTATTTTGACTCCATCAACAGGGGAAGATTTAATTTCTTCTATTCGCTACATGGAGAAATTCAATTCAGGTCCTATTGCAGTGCGTTATCCGAAATCAACTGTGAACTCAGAAAATTTAAACTATGAAAAAGAATTTTCAGAACAAGAAATAGGTAAGTCAAAAATAATTTATTCAGGAAAAGATGTGACTATTCTTAGTTGTGGTTCGACCTTAGAACTTGCCGTAGAAATACGATCTATATTGGACAAAAAAAATATTTCCTGTACTATTCTTGACTTGCTATGGATTCGCCCCCTCGATATAGATACGATTGAAAAAGAAATTTCTAAAACAAAACGATTTCTCATTCTGGATGAAAATTATTTAGACAGTGGCGTTTCTGGATATATCTTGAATAGGGTTGATTCTAAGTTCTTGAATAGATTTATAAAAACTTTTGCATTCCCTTCTCTGCCCATCATTCACGGAGAGCGTTCAAAAATACTGAAACACTATGGTTTAAACGCTGAAATAATTTCTCCACAAATCGAAGAGTCTCTATCTAATTGCTAA
- the trpB gene encoding tryptophan synthase subunit beta, translating to MGSKEGIGYFGEFGGRYAPEVLIEALTKLESIYNKLKKDPKFKKELEYYRKNYIGRPSLLTFAERLTKNWNGANIWLKREDLNHTGAHKINNTIGQALITKAMGKKRIIAETGAGQHGVATATVGALFELKTVVYMGEEDLRRQELNAIRMKMLGASVIGVKSGTKTLKDATSEAMRDWALNVDSTHYIVGSSIGPHPFPTIVRDFQSVIGKETKLQLKTLKKKLPDAVVACVGGGSNAIGMFYGFLQDKKVQLFGVEAGGKGKNPGDHSATLGFGKTGFLHGTKTLVIQDSSGQIVPAHSVSAGLDYPGVGPEHAYLAKIGRVSYVSESDKSALDAFLEVSKLEGIIPALETAHAFAFAKKLAKKLGKNKDLVITLSGRGDKDVAEVFRLKGGEI from the coding sequence ATGGGAAGTAAAGAAGGGATTGGCTATTTCGGAGAGTTTGGGGGACGTTATGCGCCTGAGGTCTTGATTGAAGCCTTGACTAAATTAGAAAGCATTTATAATAAACTAAAAAAAGACCCTAAGTTTAAAAAAGAGCTTGAATACTACAGAAAAAATTACATAGGAAGACCTTCTCTTTTAACCTTTGCGGAAAGGCTGACTAAAAACTGGAATGGAGCCAATATTTGGTTGAAAAGAGAAGATTTAAACCATACAGGTGCTCATAAGATCAATAATACGATAGGACAGGCGCTAATTACCAAAGCAATGGGAAAAAAAAGAATCATCGCTGAAACAGGAGCAGGGCAGCACGGGGTAGCAACTGCAACAGTGGGTGCCCTATTTGAGTTGAAGACAGTTGTGTATATGGGAGAAGAAGACCTCAGACGACAAGAGCTAAATGCAATTCGTATGAAAATGCTGGGTGCAAGTGTAATTGGAGTAAAGAGTGGAACGAAAACTCTAAAAGATGCAACGAGTGAAGCTATGAGAGACTGGGCATTGAATGTTGACTCTACTCATTACATAGTAGGCTCGTCAATCGGTCCCCATCCGTTTCCTACAATTGTGAGAGATTTTCAAAGTGTGATTGGAAAGGAAACAAAACTTCAATTAAAAACTCTAAAAAAGAAATTGCCCGATGCAGTAGTTGCCTGTGTAGGTGGAGGCTCCAATGCAATCGGGATGTTTTACGGATTTTTACAAGACAAAAAAGTACAATTGTTTGGTGTCGAAGCAGGAGGGAAGGGAAAAAACCCGGGGGATCACTCTGCTACCTTAGGTTTTGGTAAAACTGGATTTTTACACGGGACAAAAACTCTTGTGATCCAAGATAGCTCAGGACAGATTGTTCCAGCCCATTCTGTTTCGGCGGGCTTAGACTATCCGGGAGTAGGACCTGAGCATGCGTATCTTGCCAAGATCGGCAGAGTGAGTTATGTGAGTGAGTCAGATAAAAGTGCGTTAGACGCTTTCCTCGAAGTATCAAAATTGGAAGGAATCATTCCAGCTCTTGAGACTGCCCACGCTTTTGCATTCGCTAAAAAACTCGCTAAAAAACTTGGAAAAAATAAAGATTTAGTTATTACGCTTTCCGGAAGAGGGGATAAGGATGTGGCTGAGGTGTTTCGATTGAAGGGAGGAGAAATTTGA
- a CDS encoding lipoate--protein ligase family protein — protein MNLFLFDQNSDRNIYYNLALEESISINLTNSEFSGGLRFWKNESSIVLGLSEKIQDCVNSSYISDFLKKFSDIHTIKHNKNLEPFIARRASGGGTVFHDLNSNFNFSFFISLEKKPELYPISNSYQILLSLVSDSLHKQGIKTSHEGKSDLAIVENGVKKKFSGNAQFRKKNCLVHHGTILINTDIIEKIKKYLPHPKSEPDYREKREHKDFLTSLPKSFSVEKFKTDLFWLFTEYMGDKNTEYRRENSISRERIFLKSIFQDRKRLYLEKYLNRNFIFGDLHEVHSSTRY, from the coding sequence TTGAATCTGTTTCTTTTTGATCAAAATTCAGACAGAAATATTTACTACAATCTTGCCTTAGAGGAATCAATTTCTATCAATCTAACGAACTCTGAATTTTCAGGAGGGCTTCGATTTTGGAAAAATGAAAGCTCTATCGTGCTTGGTCTTTCTGAAAAAATTCAAGACTGTGTAAACAGTTCCTATATTTCAGATTTCTTAAAAAAATTTTCAGATATTCATACGATAAAACACAACAAGAACTTGGAGCCTTTTATTGCCAGAAGAGCCTCCGGTGGGGGAACTGTTTTTCACGATTTGAATTCTAACTTCAACTTTTCATTTTTTATTTCATTAGAAAAAAAACCAGAGCTTTACCCAATATCAAACTCCTACCAGATTCTACTCTCTTTGGTTTCAGACTCACTTCATAAGCAAGGTATAAAAACTTCACACGAGGGAAAATCAGACTTAGCAATTGTGGAAAATGGGGTTAAAAAAAAGTTTTCCGGTAATGCCCAGTTCAGAAAAAAAAATTGCTTAGTTCATCATGGAACGATTCTTATCAATACAGATATTATTGAAAAAATAAAAAAATATCTTCCCCACCCAAAAAGTGAGCCGGACTACAGAGAAAAACGAGAGCATAAAGACTTTTTAACCTCACTCCCAAAGAGTTTTTCTGTAGAAAAATTTAAAACAGACCTATTTTGGTTGTTTACCGAATACATGGGCGATAAAAATACAGAATATAGAAGAGAAAATTCTATTTCAAGAGAAAGAATTTTTTTAAAGTCTATTTTTCAAGATCGGAAAAGATTGTATTTAGAAAAGTATTTGAATAGAAATTTTATTTTTGGAGATTTACATGAAGTACATTCAAGCACAAGATATTGA
- a CDS encoding serine hydroxymethyltransferase, with translation MKYIQAQDIEVYKALKKEDERQENSLELIASENFVSKAVLEAYHSTLTNKYAEGYPKKRYYNGCENADTIEQIAIDRAKKMFSCEYANVQPHSGAQANMAVFLSCLEPGDTFMGMNLSHGGHLTHGSPVNFSGRTYKVVPYGVTKDSHRIDYKEVERLAKETQPKLIVVGASAYPRQIDFSKFSEIAKSVGAKLMADIAHIAGLVVTGDHPTPIGHCDYITTTTHKTLRGPRGGLILSSNENEKILNSRVFPGVQGGPLMHVIASKAIAFGEALQPSFKTYIQNVVANAKTMADIFMKRGFRVISGGTDNHLILVDVSVKNLTGADAANALDEIGITVNKNGIPYDEKPPAITSGIRLGTPALTTRGFGIKEIEIVTNTICDFLEDLSNPKIQEKCKRVVKEITSQFPMKNFRLGDD, from the coding sequence ATGAAGTACATTCAAGCACAAGATATTGAAGTATATAAAGCATTAAAAAAAGAAGACGAAAGGCAAGAGAATTCTTTAGAGCTGATTGCCTCAGAAAACTTTGTATCCAAGGCTGTACTGGAAGCCTACCATTCAACCTTAACAAATAAATACGCCGAAGGCTATCCAAAAAAAAGATACTATAACGGTTGCGAAAACGCAGACACAATAGAACAAATTGCGATAGACCGAGCCAAAAAAATGTTCTCCTGTGAATACGCAAATGTTCAACCCCACAGTGGAGCCCAGGCTAATATGGCAGTTTTCCTTTCTTGCCTTGAACCGGGGGATACATTTATGGGGATGAATTTGTCGCATGGAGGTCACCTAACGCACGGCTCCCCGGTAAATTTTAGTGGCAGGACATACAAGGTTGTTCCTTATGGAGTGACGAAAGACTCTCACAGAATTGATTACAAAGAAGTAGAAAGACTCGCCAAAGAAACTCAACCCAAACTCATTGTGGTTGGGGCTTCGGCTTATCCGAGACAAATCGACTTTAGTAAATTTTCTGAAATCGCAAAATCTGTCGGAGCCAAACTCATGGCAGATATTGCTCATATAGCCGGTCTTGTAGTTACAGGAGACCACCCTACCCCTATTGGTCATTGCGATTATATAACGACTACCACCCACAAAACTCTAAGAGGCCCAAGAGGCGGTCTAATCCTATCTTCCAATGAAAACGAAAAAATCCTTAATTCGAGAGTATTTCCCGGAGTTCAAGGAGGACCGCTTATGCACGTAATAGCGAGTAAAGCTATTGCATTTGGTGAGGCACTCCAACCTTCTTTTAAAACCTACATACAAAATGTTGTGGCAAATGCAAAAACTATGGCAGATATTTTTATGAAAAGAGGCTTTAGAGTGATTAGTGGAGGGACAGACAACCACTTGATCCTAGTTGATGTTTCCGTCAAAAATCTAACAGGAGCCGACGCTGCAAATGCGTTAGACGAAATAGGCATCACTGTTAATAAAAACGGAATCCCTTACGACGAAAAACCGCCAGCCATCACCTCTGGTATTCGGCTCGGAACTCCGGCTCTTACCACAAGAGGGTTTGGAATTAAAGAAATCGAAATTGTAACAAATACAATTTGCGACTTTTTAGAAGACCTAAGTAACCCTAAAATACAAGAAAAATGTAAACGTGTTGTGAAAGAAATCACCTCTCAATTTCCTATGAAAAATTTCAGACTTGGTGATGATTAG